In Salisediminibacterium beveridgei, one DNA window encodes the following:
- a CDS encoding putative polysaccharide biosynthesis protein: MSDQQLLRGTAIMTAAIFASKILGIIYIFPFQAIVGLEGLALYTYGYTPYTIFLSLSTLGIPIAISKFVSKYNTLGDYDTIRRLFRSGLVVMTLTGIAAFLMLFFLAEPIAKQILNPDELEGGTSVADAVFTIRMVSVALIIIPVMSSIRGYFQGFGMMGPTAISQVIEQLIRITFILILTWLIIDIWGGELGTAVGFATFGAFVGALGSFAVLTYFYRRTGQFLNDQNVEKQQIHPEQTKREQKSLPEIYKELIAYALPISLVGLAIPLYQMIDLFTFNDAMMAAGFTQAEAINYFGAYGQAVHKLVLIPVTIATAMSLTIIPTVTSAFTSGDGSKLQGQITQIFQVIFFFTVPAAVGLMVLAAPAYGTLYSIEDVHIGAPILQFYAPVAILFAVFAVTAALLQGLNRQKIAVLALLIGILAKLVLNIPLITWFGATGAPMATAIGYVLAIALMLWSVAHFARFDFTSVWKRFVLITMFAAVMAAGVLIVRVLLEALTGMDTKMDYVLVTVLSVITGVVIYFGLTLQTGLAQRVLGHRINRLIPRRFRS; encoded by the coding sequence ATGAGTGATCAGCAACTCTTACGCGGAACCGCCATCATGACCGCGGCGATTTTCGCATCGAAAATCCTTGGTATCATCTATATCTTTCCCTTTCAGGCCATCGTCGGCCTCGAGGGGCTTGCATTGTATACATACGGCTACACGCCCTACACGATCTTTTTGAGTCTCTCGACGCTCGGAATCCCGATTGCGATCTCGAAATTCGTCTCCAAGTACAATACGCTCGGTGATTACGACACGATCCGGCGCCTGTTTCGTTCCGGGCTCGTCGTCATGACCCTGACCGGCATCGCGGCCTTTTTGATGCTGTTTTTCCTGGCTGAACCCATTGCCAAACAGATCCTGAACCCCGATGAACTTGAAGGCGGCACCAGCGTGGCAGACGCCGTTTTCACCATCCGTATGGTGAGCGTCGCCTTAATCATCATTCCCGTTATGTCGTCGATCCGCGGCTATTTTCAAGGCTTCGGAATGATGGGGCCGACCGCCATTTCCCAGGTGATCGAACAGCTCATCCGCATTACCTTCATTCTGATCCTGACCTGGCTGATCATCGATATCTGGGGCGGCGAACTCGGCACGGCCGTCGGGTTTGCCACGTTCGGGGCATTTGTCGGTGCGTTGGGCAGTTTCGCAGTCCTCACGTATTTTTACCGGAGAACAGGCCAGTTTCTCAATGATCAGAATGTCGAAAAACAACAGATTCACCCGGAACAGACAAAACGGGAACAAAAATCCCTGCCGGAGATTTACAAAGAACTGATTGCCTATGCGTTGCCGATCTCGCTCGTTGGCCTTGCGATTCCGCTCTATCAGATGATCGACCTGTTCACGTTCAATGATGCCATGATGGCCGCCGGCTTCACGCAGGCCGAGGCAATTAACTATTTCGGTGCCTACGGTCAGGCGGTGCATAAGCTGGTGCTGATCCCCGTCACCATCGCCACGGCCATGTCGCTGACGATTATCCCGACGGTGACCTCCGCTTTCACGTCAGGAGACGGTTCGAAGCTGCAAGGGCAGATCACACAGATCTTTCAGGTGATCTTCTTCTTCACCGTCCCGGCTGCTGTCGGCCTGATGGTACTCGCTGCGCCGGCTTACGGCACGCTGTACAGCATTGAAGACGTGCACATCGGTGCGCCGATCTTGCAGTTTTATGCCCCGGTGGCGATTCTGTTCGCCGTCTTCGCCGTGACGGCAGCCCTCCTGCAAGGGTTGAACCGGCAAAAAATTGCGGTACTGGCCCTGTTGATTGGCATTCTTGCCAAGCTGGTCCTGAACATCCCGCTGATCACATGGTTCGGAGCAACGGGCGCCCCGATGGCTACCGCGATCGGCTACGTCCTGGCGATTGCCCTGATGCTCTGGTCGGTTGCCCACTTTGCACGTTTTGACTTCACATCCGTCTGGAAACGGTTCGTGCTCATCACCATGTTTGCAGCCGTCATGGCCGCTGGTGTACTGATCGTGCGTGTTCTTCTCGAAGCCTTGACAGGCATGGACACGAAGATGGATTATGTACTCGTTACGGTGCTGTCTGTCATTACCGGTGTCGTCATTTATTTCGGGCTGACCCTTCAGACAGGGCTCGCACAGCGTGTCCTCGGGCACCGCATCAACCGTCTGATTCCAAGACGTTTTCGAAGTTAA
- a CDS encoding LCP family glycopolymer transferase — MKFLFISVAILLLMLSAAGVYTNQLYQSAQDTVNTTMQEDLDRNGGSERRIHEVSLEDNDAASFLLLGTDGEGSHDRGRSDTIMVATMNPEEASLKMVNIPRDTRVEIPGRPGKDKINHAYAYGGSDLAMETTERFLDVPIDYVIRVNMDGFTSLVDAVGGVNVYNDFHFEQDHYEFHKGNIDLDGDQALAYTRMRKDDPQGDSGRNERQQQVVEGIIDEGASFQSVTRIEEIIDSLGDNIRTNLDFDMMNTLVFDYSHVREDIRSLSIEGSGRMIENIYYLDVPESERSRISDQLNDHLGL, encoded by the coding sequence ATGAAATTCTTATTCATATCCGTAGCAATTTTATTATTGATGCTTTCTGCTGCAGGTGTTTACACCAATCAATTGTATCAATCGGCACAGGATACCGTAAATACAACCATGCAAGAAGACCTCGACCGCAATGGCGGATCCGAACGTCGGATTCATGAAGTCAGCCTTGAGGATAATGATGCTGCGAGCTTCCTTTTACTAGGTACCGATGGTGAAGGCAGCCATGACAGAGGCCGCAGTGATACCATCATGGTAGCCACGATGAACCCTGAGGAAGCCTCTTTGAAAATGGTGAACATCCCCCGGGATACGAGAGTTGAAATCCCCGGCCGTCCTGGAAAAGACAAAATTAATCATGCATATGCTTATGGCGGATCTGATCTTGCTATGGAAACTACAGAGCGCTTTCTTGACGTTCCGATTGACTATGTCATCCGAGTGAACATGGATGGATTCACAAGCCTTGTTGATGCTGTAGGCGGAGTGAACGTTTATAATGATTTTCACTTTGAGCAGGATCACTATGAGTTTCACAAAGGAAACATCGATTTAGATGGGGATCAAGCTCTTGCATACACCCGGATGCGTAAGGATGATCCGCAAGGGGACAGTGGGAGAAATGAACGTCAACAGCAAGTCGTTGAAGGTATTATTGATGAAGGTGCCAGTTTTCAGTCCGTGACCAGAATAGAAGAGATCATTGATAGTCTTGGAGACAATATTCGGACAAACCTTGATTTTGATATGATGAACACCTTGGTTTTTGATTACAGTCATGTGCGGGAAGATATACGTTCTCTAAGCATAGAAGGCAGCGGTCGCATGATTGAGAACATCTACTATTTGGACGTACCAGAAAGTGAACGATCCCGTATATCCGACCAATTAAATGACCATTTGGGATTATAA
- the mreB gene encoding rod shape-determining protein, which produces MFGRDIGIDLGTANVLIHVKGRGIVLNEPAVVAMDSQTGRVLAVGDEAFRMVGRTPGNIIATRPLKDGVIADFETTESMLKHFLEKVRVKGWFTKPRILICCPTNITSVEQKAIREAAEKSGGKNVYIEEEPKVAAVGAGMDIYQPSGNMVIDIGGGTTDVAVLSMGEIVTAQSIKVAGDRFDHDILTYIKKEYKLLIGERTAEDIKKEVGTVYPGSRDESIEIRGRDLVSGLPRTIAIESEEIRIAMLEAVDHIVQAAKNVLEQTPPELSADIIDRGIIITGGGAYLHGIDKLLSDELKVPVMVAENPMDCVAIGTGIMLENLDRIKKNMSV; this is translated from the coding sequence ATGTTTGGAAGAGATATCGGAATTGACTTAGGAACTGCAAATGTACTGATTCATGTAAAAGGACGAGGCATTGTGTTGAATGAGCCGGCGGTGGTCGCGATGGATAGCCAGACGGGCAGAGTATTGGCCGTTGGCGACGAAGCATTCCGGATGGTCGGGCGTACACCAGGAAACATCATTGCGACAAGGCCATTAAAAGACGGAGTCATCGCAGACTTTGAAACAACGGAATCCATGTTGAAACATTTTCTTGAAAAAGTCCGCGTAAAAGGCTGGTTTACCAAGCCGCGCATCCTGATCTGCTGCCCGACGAACATCACGTCCGTGGAGCAGAAGGCGATCCGTGAAGCTGCCGAAAAAAGCGGCGGAAAGAATGTCTATATCGAAGAAGAACCGAAAGTCGCCGCCGTTGGAGCAGGGATGGATATCTACCAGCCAAGCGGGAATATGGTCATCGACATCGGCGGGGGAACGACGGACGTTGCCGTTCTCTCCATGGGCGAAATTGTCACAGCCCAGTCCATTAAAGTTGCAGGGGACCGGTTTGACCACGATATCCTGACGTACATTAAAAAAGAATATAAATTATTAATCGGTGAACGCACAGCTGAAGATATTAAGAAAGAAGTCGGGACGGTTTACCCGGGTTCAAGAGACGAATCCATCGAGATCCGTGGACGTGACCTCGTCAGCGGATTGCCACGTACGATAGCCATCGAATCGGAAGAGATCCGTATTGCCATGCTTGAAGCAGTGGATCACATCGTTCAGGCGGCGAAGAATGTGCTCGAACAAACCCCGCCTGAGCTGTCAGCTGATATCATTGACCGCGGTATCATCATCACCGGCGGCGGCGCGTATTTACACGGCATCGATAAACTGCTGTCTGACGAATTGAAAGTACCCGTCATGGTCGCCGAAAATCCGATGGACTGTGTGGCGATTGGTACAGGAATCATGCTTGAAAATCTTGATCGCATCAAGAAAAATATGAGTGTTTGA
- a CDS encoding DNA-directed RNA polymerase subunit beta: MSNSKSNNDKPQANKNGDTKPLERAARDHKGIKHFKPDPDNADESEQKLRSQKSDEGEGNGKKKKREKKYRMRRFPIILRVVIVLALIAGAAILGAMIGYGIVGEGGDYRDVLDPETWWYIHDIIFSDTEFERER; the protein is encoded by the coding sequence ATGAGTAATTCAAAATCAAACAATGACAAGCCTCAAGCCAATAAAAACGGTGATACCAAGCCACTTGAGCGTGCAGCCCGCGATCATAAAGGGATTAAGCACTTCAAACCGGATCCGGACAATGCGGATGAGAGCGAACAAAAGCTTCGTTCACAAAAATCGGATGAAGGTGAAGGTAATGGCAAGAAAAAGAAGCGCGAGAAAAAATACCGCATGCGCCGTTTTCCAATCATCCTTCGTGTTGTCATTGTGCTGGCGCTGATCGCTGGTGCTGCAATTCTAGGTGCGATGATCGGGTACGGCATTGTCGGAGAAGGCGGCGACTACCGCGACGTCCTCGACCCCGAAACCTGGTGGTACATTCACGACATCATCTTCTCAGACACCGAATTTGAACGAGAGCGTTAA
- a CDS encoding flagellar hook-basal body protein: protein MLRGLYTAGAGMISQQRKQEMLTNNMANVNTPGYKADQGSLRTFPNMMIQAMGTDHQISGRSPIIGELSTGVYMQEGTPNFRQGDLRETNNSTDIALLQADTPIDDETGLPAMLAFQVQNDDGEPRYTRNGDFTIDSDGFLTMGSGHYVLGVDGDPIEVGNENFRVNQNGEIFTDDAEEELLGQLDVLLIPDSGQLVKEGNGFLRYDGDEEIASIVGDDDILYQLQQGYVERSNVDAGQTMTEMMAALRNFEANQKVLQAYDQSLERAVNDIGRLR from the coding sequence ATGCTGAGAGGATTGTATACAGCAGGCGCCGGGATGATTTCCCAGCAGCGCAAACAGGAAATGCTGACAAACAATATGGCGAATGTCAACACCCCGGGCTATAAAGCGGATCAGGGGTCATTGCGGACGTTTCCGAATATGATGATTCAGGCAATGGGCACCGATCACCAGATCAGCGGCAGAAGCCCTATTATCGGTGAACTGAGTACCGGTGTGTACATGCAGGAAGGGACACCGAATTTCCGGCAGGGGGATCTGAGGGAAACGAACAATTCGACAGACATCGCCCTGCTTCAGGCGGATACGCCCATTGATGACGAGACCGGCCTTCCGGCGATGCTTGCTTTTCAAGTCCAAAACGATGACGGCGAACCGCGCTACACCCGCAACGGGGACTTTACGATCGACAGCGACGGATTTCTCACGATGGGCAGCGGACACTACGTCCTTGGGGTGGACGGTGACCCTATCGAAGTGGGGAACGAAAATTTTCGCGTGAATCAAAACGGGGAAATATTTACTGATGATGCAGAAGAAGAACTGCTCGGTCAGCTCGACGTCCTGCTCATTCCCGATTCGGGCCAACTGGTGAAAGAAGGCAACGGGTTTCTCCGTTATGACGGTGATGAAGAGATCGCGAGTATCGTTGGCGACGACGACATCCTCTATCAGCTTCAACAGGGTTATGTGGAGCGTTCCAATGTGGACGCAGGCCAGACAATGACAGAGATGATGGCCGCACTCCGGAACTTTGAAGCAAACCAGAAAGTATTACAGGCATACGATCAGAGTCTGGAGCGGGCTGTCAATGACATCGGCCGCCTCCGCTAA
- a CDS encoding C40 family peptidase has protein sequence MKKSFILAAVLAGSFTVFGVHNVAEATSELESERENVQDEREDIQSELSEAEQELADLMAEIEDIEKQIANIEDGLQANQEKMDQTEEEIAENEARVKELEEEIEILEADIEERFNLLKDRASSYQRNGGPTSSYIEVILGSEGFGDFISRVLTISQIAKADNDFIEDLELKQDELSDVQAEFEETLDSLDEQMVELEGIESYMEDQREQQEVLREEVEEHTAEQESMIEDLESQESELAAEEASLADRIEAELERQREAERAAAQQASNTSNNTSNNTSNTSTSNGSTSGGSSSGQAASNNSGGASGSAGAVINAGHRYIGNSTYVFGGGRSNHDIQNGRFDCSGYVSWAFSQIGVNLPASTDAMLHSGRRISASEKRPGDLVFFDTYKRNGHVAIYAGGGRFIGAQSSTGVAYASMTSGYWANNFRGVVVRVLN, from the coding sequence GTGAAAAAATCATTTATTCTTGCAGCAGTGTTAGCTGGGTCGTTTACAGTGTTTGGTGTACATAATGTTGCAGAAGCCACTTCAGAATTGGAATCAGAACGTGAGAATGTACAGGATGAGCGCGAAGACATTCAATCCGAACTATCAGAAGCTGAGCAGGAACTTGCAGATTTAATGGCCGAGATTGAAGACATAGAGAAACAGATCGCCAACATTGAAGACGGACTTCAGGCGAACCAGGAAAAAATGGATCAGACCGAGGAAGAAATCGCCGAAAACGAAGCCCGTGTCAAAGAGCTCGAGGAAGAGATTGAAATCCTTGAAGCCGACATTGAAGAGCGCTTTAACCTCTTGAAAGACAGAGCGAGTTCTTATCAGCGTAATGGTGGACCGACGTCCTCCTATATTGAAGTCATCCTTGGATCTGAAGGTTTCGGCGATTTTATCAGCCGTGTGCTGACGATCTCCCAAATCGCAAAAGCGGATAACGATTTCATTGAAGATCTTGAACTGAAACAAGATGAATTGTCTGATGTTCAGGCCGAATTTGAAGAGACACTCGATAGCCTCGATGAGCAGATGGTTGAACTTGAAGGCATTGAGTCTTATATGGAAGATCAGCGTGAACAGCAGGAAGTGCTACGTGAAGAAGTGGAAGAGCACACTGCTGAGCAGGAATCGATGATCGAAGACCTCGAGAGCCAGGAATCAGAATTGGCTGCAGAGGAAGCGAGTCTTGCTGATCGAATCGAGGCAGAACTCGAACGTCAGCGTGAAGCCGAAAGAGCAGCAGCTCAACAGGCAAGCAATACATCAAATAACACATCAAATAACACATCAAACACAAGCACTTCAAACGGCAGCACCTCCGGTGGGTCCTCCAGCGGTCAGGCTGCATCGAATAACAGTGGCGGAGCATCCGGCTCAGCCGGCGCCGTCATTAATGCAGGACACCGCTACATTGGCAATTCGACTTACGTATTCGGTGGCGGACGCTCCAACCATGACATTCAGAATGGTCGCTTTGACTGCTCCGGGTATGTCAGCTGGGCCTTCTCACAAATCGGTGTGAATCTGCCGGCATCCACTGATGCCATGCTTCATTCCGGCCGGCGTATCTCAGCCAGTGAAAAGCGCCCTGGCGACCTCGTCTTCTTTGATACGTATAAGCGTAACGGTCACGTGGCCATCTATGCCGGTGGCGGACGTTTCATCGGTGCACAGTCCTCCACAGGCGTTGCTTATGCGAGCATGACTTCAGGTTACTGGGCGAACAACTTCCGCGGTGTTGTTGTACGCGTACTGAACTGA
- the fabZ gene encoding 3-hydroxyacyl-ACP dehydratase FabZ has protein sequence MNLDINDIKDIIPHRYPFLLVDKVLEVEEGKRAVGIKNVTANEEFFNGHFPDYPVMPGVLIIEALAQVGAVAMLKPEENRGRLAFFAGIDKCRFKAQVKPGDQLKLEVEMVRFKGAIGKGKAVASVDGETVAEAELMFALGEKQE, from the coding sequence ATGAATCTCGACATCAACGACATCAAAGATATCATCCCGCACCGCTATCCCTTTCTGTTGGTGGATAAAGTGCTGGAGGTAGAAGAAGGCAAACGTGCCGTCGGCATCAAAAACGTGACGGCGAATGAGGAATTTTTCAACGGACACTTTCCCGATTATCCTGTGATGCCCGGTGTGCTGATTATCGAAGCACTGGCGCAGGTCGGTGCGGTCGCCATGCTCAAACCCGAAGAAAACCGCGGTCGTCTGGCCTTCTTTGCCGGGATCGACAAATGCCGGTTCAAAGCGCAGGTGAAACCAGGTGATCAATTGAAACTCGAAGTGGAGATGGTGAGGTTTAAAGGAGCGATCGGCAAAGGCAAAGCAGTTGCATCGGTGGATGGTGAGACGGTAGCCGAAGCGGAGCTCATGTTTGCTCTAGGTGAGAAACAAGAATAA
- a CDS encoding AraC family transcriptional regulator: MQQEALNLFYYTTGIPIHYLSSDGTRYQQMPRTQIDPLKRMDHIIKLAADRVRRLSGHETGAVVDDLHQHYFVRSAGSQEHHIDMLLIGPVQVHEMTQERWDALFYNGGFSLQDKALLQEHYEKTPNLPFVQLKYVKLLLEQLETLDYTGVVDSIEEGEDFYEVRRAVPGAYSDEPVDHAPFTLEQDFLDGLVNGDRSVLERIGDFDKYPIPPIGNGNPVRAYKNVLISGVSVAIRRVAQVGIDFRDLQHYSDAFITRVEQTDDMGNLLKLFQQMFYDLFDMVDEYRQESYSQSVIIGIKYIRNHLDSSFRLDNVAQEVGLNPRYFGTLFKEETGKTILQFVTDERINLAKRLLKDRQNDISDVAVHVGFSSQSHFTQVFRKKVGKTPKVYQETHSSMDEDKKEVPGV, encoded by the coding sequence ATGCAACAGGAAGCATTAAACTTATTTTATTATACAACTGGCATCCCAATCCATTATCTATCATCGGACGGTACGCGTTATCAGCAGATGCCGAGGACGCAAATCGATCCATTGAAGCGTATGGATCATATCATCAAACTGGCTGCAGACAGAGTCCGTCGCTTAAGCGGTCACGAGACAGGTGCTGTCGTCGACGATTTGCATCAGCATTATTTTGTCCGCAGCGCGGGCAGTCAGGAACATCACATCGATATGCTTCTTATCGGGCCGGTTCAGGTGCATGAAATGACGCAGGAACGCTGGGATGCTCTGTTTTACAATGGTGGGTTCTCCCTTCAGGATAAAGCGCTTTTACAGGAGCACTACGAGAAGACGCCGAATTTACCATTTGTACAGCTGAAATATGTGAAGCTTCTCCTTGAACAGCTGGAGACGCTGGATTATACAGGTGTCGTGGACTCCATTGAAGAGGGTGAAGATTTTTACGAAGTGCGCCGTGCTGTGCCGGGGGCTTACAGTGATGAGCCTGTGGACCACGCACCGTTTACTTTGGAACAGGATTTTCTCGACGGACTGGTCAATGGCGATCGCTCGGTGCTTGAACGGATCGGGGACTTCGATAAGTATCCGATTCCGCCCATCGGGAACGGCAACCCGGTTCGTGCGTATAAAAACGTACTGATTTCCGGGGTATCTGTCGCCATTCGCCGGGTGGCTCAGGTCGGTATCGATTTCCGGGATTTGCAGCACTACTCAGATGCATTCATTACCCGCGTGGAACAGACAGATGATATGGGCAATCTGCTCAAGTTATTCCAGCAGATGTTCTACGATTTGTTCGACATGGTGGATGAATATCGGCAGGAATCCTATTCCCAGTCGGTGATCATTGGCATCAAATATATCCGCAACCATCTCGACAGCAGTTTCCGACTCGACAACGTCGCCCAGGAGGTGGGGCTGAACCCCCGCTATTTCGGTACGCTGTTCAAGGAAGAAACCGGAAAGACAATTTTACAATTCGTCACGGACGAGCGGATCAACCTGGCGAAGCGCCTGCTCAAAGACCGCCAGAACGACATTTCCGATGTCGCAGTACATGTCGGATTCTCAAGTCAGAGCCATTTCACCCAGGTCTTCCGTAAAAAAGTGGGTAAGACCCCGAAAGTCTACCAGGAAACACATTCCTCAATGGACGAGGATAAAAAAGAAGTCCCTGGCGTTTAA
- a CDS encoding flagellar hook-basal body protein encodes MNQSMINSAVTMGQLQHKLDTVGNNLANVNTIGFKRRDVSFNDLLFQQVNNLNRTEFEGGRETPLGIRRGSGAVAGQTEIRFDQGTIRETDRELDFAMTEKGHFFEISPDANGNRQFTREGNFYYTPNPANDAENFIVNSQGDFVLGADGEPLVVPVPNNGVSVSANGTISVDLDDGDVPVDVGQFQTVNITRPQLLENVGENNYVFGNLDELELGFDDVLEETAGDEVMRQNALEMSNVNMGHEMTSMVEAQRAYQFNSSAIGITDQMKGLVTNLR; translated from the coding sequence ATGAATCAATCGATGATTAATTCTGCAGTGACGATGGGTCAGCTGCAGCACAAGCTTGATACAGTCGGGAACAATCTGGCCAATGTCAACACGATTGGCTTCAAGCGTCGTGATGTCAGTTTCAATGATCTGTTGTTCCAGCAGGTGAATAACTTGAACCGCACTGAATTTGAGGGCGGCCGGGAAACACCACTGGGCATTCGACGTGGATCCGGAGCCGTTGCCGGACAAACGGAGATCCGTTTCGATCAGGGCACCATCCGCGAAACAGACCGGGAACTGGATTTTGCCATGACGGAAAAAGGCCACTTTTTTGAAATTTCACCCGATGCCAACGGCAATCGGCAGTTCACCCGGGAAGGGAACTTCTACTATACGCCGAACCCGGCAAATGATGCGGAGAATTTCATCGTCAACAGCCAAGGGGATTTTGTTCTTGGGGCAGACGGTGAACCGCTGGTGGTTCCGGTACCGAATAACGGGGTATCTGTATCTGCCAACGGAACGATTTCGGTTGATCTCGACGACGGGGATGTCCCTGTGGACGTCGGCCAGTTCCAAACCGTAAATATCACCCGGCCTCAGCTGTTGGAGAACGTCGGCGAGAACAATTACGTTTTCGGCAATCTTGATGAGCTGGAGCTTGGTTTTGACGACGTCCTCGAAGAGACGGCTGGTGATGAGGTGATGCGCCAGAATGCACTGGAAATGTCCAACGTCAACATGGGTCACGAAATGACGTCGATGGTTGAAGCACAGCGGGCCTATCAGTTTAATTCAAGCGCCATTGGCATCACCGATCAGATGAAAGGTCTTGTCACTAATCTTCGCTGA
- the murA gene encoding UDP-N-acetylglucosamine 1-carboxyvinyltransferase, with protein sequence MEKIIVRGGQPLAGTVRIEGAKNAVLPVIAASLLGGNGKSIIHDVPQLADVYTINEVLRNLNVDIEYNEKDGTVEVDAQRELGVEAPFEFVRKMRASFLVMGPLLARKGHARIALPGGCAIGSRPIDQHLKGFEAMGAVVEIGSGFIEAKVEDRLHGGKVYLDFPSVGATENIMMAATMALGTTIIENAAQEPEIVDVANYLNAMGAKVRGAGTGTIKIEGVDELNGAEHTIIPDRIEAGTFMVAAAITGGNVLVENVLSEHIRPLIAKMTEMGVVIYEESTGVRVIGTDSLKSVDIKTMPHPGFPTDMQSQMMAMMLVAKGTSVITETVFENRFMHVEEFRRMNADIKIEARSSMITGGSKLQGAEVMATDLRAGAALVLAGLVADGYTRVTELRHIDRGYVDFAGKLKALGADIERVDEDSEVEAAETARVEAARK encoded by the coding sequence GTGGAAAAAATTATCGTACGCGGAGGACAGCCCCTGGCGGGTACCGTCCGGATTGAAGGCGCGAAAAACGCGGTACTGCCTGTTATTGCAGCATCTTTACTCGGAGGCAATGGCAAGAGTATCATTCATGATGTACCCCAACTTGCAGATGTATACACGATTAATGAAGTACTGCGCAATTTAAATGTTGATATTGAATATAATGAAAAAGATGGCACAGTCGAAGTGGATGCTCAGCGCGAACTCGGCGTCGAGGCGCCGTTTGAATTCGTGCGGAAAATGCGCGCTTCGTTTCTGGTGATGGGGCCTCTCCTCGCCAGAAAAGGTCATGCCCGCATTGCTTTACCCGGCGGTTGCGCCATCGGGTCCCGTCCGATTGACCAGCACTTAAAAGGCTTTGAAGCCATGGGTGCAGTCGTTGAAATCGGCAGCGGATTCATCGAAGCAAAAGTCGAAGATCGTCTGCATGGCGGGAAAGTCTATCTCGATTTTCCAAGCGTTGGAGCCACTGAAAACATTATGATGGCGGCAACGATGGCACTGGGAACAACGATTATTGAAAATGCTGCACAAGAGCCGGAAATTGTCGACGTGGCCAACTACCTGAACGCGATGGGCGCCAAAGTCCGCGGTGCCGGTACGGGGACCATCAAAATCGAGGGCGTTGATGAACTCAACGGTGCAGAGCATACAATCATCCCCGACCGCATTGAAGCAGGCACATTCATGGTCGCCGCAGCCATCACAGGCGGAAATGTCCTGGTGGAGAATGTGCTCTCCGAACACATCCGTCCCCTGATCGCCAAGATGACCGAAATGGGCGTCGTCATTTATGAGGAATCCACAGGCGTTCGTGTCATCGGAACGGATTCACTGAAGTCTGTCGATATCAAAACGATGCCACACCCAGGTTTTCCGACAGACATGCAGTCGCAGATGATGGCGATGATGCTTGTGGCAAAAGGCACCAGTGTGATTACCGAAACCGTCTTTGAAAACCGCTTCATGCATGTGGAAGAATTCCGTCGCATGAATGCAGATATTAAAATCGAAGCCCGTTCCTCGATGATCACCGGCGGCTCCAAGCTGCAGGGTGCTGAAGTCATGGCAACGGATCTCCGCGCAGGAGCGGCCTTGGTTTTGGCCGGCCTTGTCGCGGATGGCTACACCCGCGTCACGGAACTCCGTCATATCGATCGTGGCTATGTCGATTTTGCCGGCAAACTGAAGGCATTAGGCGCTGACATTGAACGGGTCGATGAAGACAGTGAAGTAGAAGCTGCGGAAACAGCCCGGGTAGAAGCAGCCCGAAAATAA
- a CDS encoding VanZ family protein: MHVKIAWLAVVFWMGLIFFFSHQPGQESAALSSGITQQLHSILTWLPLIDFEIGLLHALVRKGAHFVVYLVLGMLLLHALRTSGILIQKAVFFSWFISTIYAATDEYHQTFIPGRVGDPVDVVIDSAGAVTGIIIYLAIHGLIRWKKRA, translated from the coding sequence ATGCATGTAAAAATCGCCTGGCTGGCCGTTGTCTTCTGGATGGGCCTGATCTTCTTTTTCTCTCACCAGCCCGGACAGGAATCTGCTGCCCTCAGTTCGGGCATCACGCAGCAACTCCACTCGATCCTGACCTGGCTGCCGTTGATTGATTTTGAGATTGGACTGCTCCATGCCCTGGTGCGAAAAGGCGCGCACTTTGTCGTCTACCTAGTGCTCGGCATGCTGCTTCTGCACGCCTTACGCACATCGGGGATCCTGATACAAAAAGCCGTGTTCTTCAGCTGGTTCATCAGCACGATCTATGCCGCAACGGATGAGTACCATCAGACGTTTATCCCCGGACGCGTCGGGGACCCGGTGGATGTGGTGATTGACAGCGCCGGTGCGGTGACGGGAATCATCATCTATCTTGCGATTCACGGGCTCATCCGCTGGAAAAAACGGGCCTGA